One genomic window of Legionella jordanis includes the following:
- a CDS encoding ribonuclease T2 family protein, with protein MIRLFAWLWLAFPLVCFSSIEVNGKYEAQKICPLYVSKNKRTNPDGAVIQLRENYEIREVNRSNNPDWLRLIVPNLTPSLRWVHADCGIFYFEAHGKNSCEQLPNLADSYILALSWHPGFCQSYGYEAGKAECKHLKANAYSAHHLILHGLWPNQQICGEHYGYCAVNPRKNHCDYPPLAFSAKVDERLRQFMPSYAAGTCLERHEWYKHGSCQILTNDAYFSLAMRLNDEFNHSALGEFISVHAGDKVKREQLRKLVVQSFGQTAAQRVYFGCKDGLLVDVWLQLPALIPQQESLFDLMQKSADFKYNESCPRDIRISDFNADAW; from the coding sequence ATGATAAGATTGTTTGCTTGGCTCTGGCTTGCTTTCCCTCTTGTTTGTTTCTCCTCCATTGAAGTCAATGGCAAATATGAGGCTCAAAAAATTTGTCCCCTCTATGTTTCTAAAAATAAAAGAACAAACCCGGATGGCGCCGTAATTCAATTAAGGGAAAATTACGAGATAAGAGAGGTCAATCGCTCCAATAATCCAGATTGGTTACGTCTCATAGTTCCTAATCTCACACCATCACTAAGATGGGTTCATGCTGATTGTGGGATTTTTTATTTCGAAGCGCACGGCAAAAACAGTTGCGAACAATTACCCAATCTAGCGGATTCCTACATTTTAGCGCTAAGTTGGCATCCAGGATTTTGCCAATCCTATGGTTATGAGGCTGGTAAGGCCGAATGCAAGCATTTAAAGGCAAACGCCTATTCTGCCCATCATCTGATTTTGCATGGCCTTTGGCCTAACCAGCAAATTTGTGGAGAACATTATGGCTACTGTGCTGTAAATCCACGTAAAAACCACTGCGATTATCCTCCTCTTGCCTTTAGCGCCAAAGTCGATGAACGTCTGAGGCAATTTATGCCAAGCTATGCAGCAGGCACATGCCTGGAACGCCATGAATGGTATAAGCATGGCAGTTGTCAAATTTTGACAAATGATGCCTACTTCAGCTTGGCCATGCGTTTAAATGATGAGTTTAACCACTCCGCTTTAGGAGAATTCATCAGTGTTCATGCTGGGGATAAAGTCAAACGCGAACAATTAAGAAAATTGGTGGTGCAATCTTTCGGGCAAACTGCTGCTCAGCGAGTGTATTTTGGCTGTAAGGATGGTTTACTGGTTGATGTATGGTTGCAGTTGCCGGCTCTTATTCCACAACAGGAATCACTATTTGACCTGATGCAAAAATCCGCTGATTTCAAATACAATGAGTCCTGTCCACGGGATATTCGAATTTCTGATTTTAATGCAGATGCTTGGTAA
- a CDS encoding alpha/beta fold hydrolase, whose protein sequence is MKENTFHFNDLMLNYIEGPRNGPPILLLHGATKRWQSFMPIIEELSQYLHVYAMDFRGHGKSKHTPGAYRLQDYLTDCYSFIKECIQEPAIVLGHSLGGMIAIMLAAHHPQWLQSLVVIDSPVTITSLRNLAVSQAELANRLIQWLRISKLFNLPGLNNHFIPESLSQCDPDMLAAIINEFETTFHSYEVEDLFPKIKCPTLLIRGNSERGSLIRDEDLTKVLQWLPGCNHIKIPHVGHSPIREDRRAVLSVLESFLKQSSI, encoded by the coding sequence ATGAAGGAAAATACATTTCATTTTAATGATCTTATGCTCAATTATATAGAGGGGCCGAGGAATGGACCTCCTATTTTGCTATTGCATGGTGCCACCAAACGTTGGCAATCGTTTATGCCCATTATTGAAGAGCTCTCACAGTATTTGCATGTTTATGCAATGGATTTTCGCGGGCATGGAAAATCCAAGCACACTCCCGGCGCTTATCGTTTACAAGATTATTTAACTGATTGCTATTCTTTTATAAAGGAGTGCATACAAGAGCCTGCTATTGTTCTGGGCCATTCCCTAGGCGGAATGATTGCCATCATGCTGGCAGCCCATCATCCACAATGGCTACAATCACTGGTTGTTATTGACTCCCCGGTAACCATTACCTCATTGCGCAATTTGGCCGTCTCGCAAGCTGAATTGGCCAATCGATTAATCCAGTGGTTGCGGATTAGTAAATTGTTCAATTTGCCTGGTTTAAACAATCATTTTATACCAGAAAGCCTTAGTCAATGTGACCCAGATATGCTGGCGGCAATCATCAATGAGTTTGAAACAACATTCCACAGTTATGAAGTGGAAGATTTGTTCCCAAAAATAAAATGTCCAACCTTGTTGATTCGAGGAAATTCCGAGCGTGGAAGTTTAATTCGGGATGAAGACCTAACCAAGGTTTTACAATGGTTACCAGGTTGTAACCATATTAAAATCCCTCATGTCGGCCATTCTCCAATCCGGGAAGACAGGAGGGCAGTTTTAAGTGTGCTCGAAAGCTTTTTAAAACAATCATCCATTTAA
- a CDS encoding cold-shock protein: protein MSAKETGHVKWFNDDKGYGFISRDNGEDDVFVHFRSINSTASRKTLKEGQRVEFMVTKGPKGLQAEDVTAV, encoded by the coding sequence ATGTCTGCGAAAGAAACAGGCCACGTTAAGTGGTTTAATGATGATAAAGGTTATGGCTTCATTAGTCGTGATAATGGTGAAGATGATGTGTTTGTGCATTTTCGCTCAATTAATAGCACTGCTAGTCGCAAGACCTTAAAAGAAGGCCAACGCGTTGAATTTATGGTAACGAAAGGGCCAAAAGGATTGCAAGCTGAAGATGTAACTGCTGTTTAA
- a CDS encoding BatD family protein yields MKQIIISMVLLWVSHLAMATVSMDVETKKIQEGESFKITLTLDGDEADSVPDLTPLQEDFNIDGTERSMNYTVINGQAHSLSQWIILVTPKKTGVVEIPALQVGSEKTQPATIEVSQESTGKNKGDIDNQQDIRLITEINEPNPYVNQQAILTVKLLTSRRLIDVDYQPPKLQDGILIPIGSGNQYQTMINGTLYAVEEQKYAFFSQKSGAVQIQPPLFRALVYNDVAPKRVTARAKPITVQVKAIPSQYTGTNWLPAKGVTLSEQFDNNSSTVDQGGTLVRTVQLQAVGIPAQLLPSLDFASNAHSFSVYPDKASQRNSLSQGNLVGHSIIKVNYLFNKSGTITIPELKLHWFNTTTAKEETAILPAHIIDVRPAPGHSQAATIAPQNKAPKTVSSSDAKTSAPSQNTPKRTALNGQWSDLGWWVAALFALAWIVTLLLLFRKKPDRQQLTAGSKEYVHYLQEACAQNNPHAARDALIQWARHEWPKANILNLTQVANLLHQEEFLKEIHHLTQVLYGESQRWQGAALWQAFLSHKKIKHSDKENSSSLPGMHKL; encoded by the coding sequence ATGAAACAAATAATTATAAGTATGGTTTTACTGTGGGTGTCCCATTTGGCTATGGCTACTGTGTCCATGGACGTAGAGACTAAAAAAATTCAGGAAGGAGAAAGTTTTAAGATAACTCTAACATTGGACGGAGATGAAGCCGATAGCGTGCCCGATTTAACTCCCCTGCAAGAGGATTTTAACATTGACGGGACAGAAAGAAGCATGAATTACACCGTCATTAATGGTCAGGCGCATTCATTAAGTCAATGGATAATTCTAGTTACGCCTAAGAAGACGGGTGTAGTCGAAATCCCTGCACTGCAGGTAGGCTCTGAGAAAACTCAACCTGCCACAATAGAGGTGTCGCAGGAAAGCACTGGAAAAAATAAAGGTGACATTGATAACCAGCAGGATATTAGACTGATTACTGAAATTAATGAGCCAAATCCCTATGTGAACCAGCAAGCCATCCTAACAGTAAAATTATTGACCAGCCGTCGCTTAATTGATGTGGATTATCAACCTCCGAAATTGCAAGATGGTATTTTGATTCCCATAGGTTCTGGAAACCAGTATCAAACCATGATCAATGGGACACTGTATGCGGTGGAAGAACAAAAATACGCTTTTTTTTCACAGAAAAGTGGTGCGGTACAAATTCAGCCCCCCCTGTTCCGAGCACTTGTCTATAATGATGTAGCACCTAAGCGAGTGACTGCACGGGCAAAACCAATTACTGTGCAAGTCAAGGCAATCCCTTCCCAATATACAGGAACAAATTGGTTGCCGGCTAAAGGTGTAACGTTAAGTGAACAATTTGACAACAATTCTTCTACGGTAGATCAGGGAGGAACTCTGGTCCGGACTGTGCAGCTTCAGGCGGTTGGTATTCCGGCACAGCTGTTGCCAAGCCTTGATTTTGCCAGTAATGCGCATTCCTTCAGTGTCTATCCTGATAAGGCTAGCCAAAGAAACAGTTTAAGCCAGGGAAATTTAGTCGGCCACAGCATCATAAAAGTAAATTATTTATTTAACAAGTCCGGAACCATTACTATTCCTGAGTTAAAATTACATTGGTTTAATACCACTACAGCGAAGGAGGAAACGGCAATTTTACCCGCCCATATTATTGACGTCCGCCCGGCTCCTGGCCATTCGCAAGCGGCAACCATAGCCCCACAAAACAAAGCACCCAAGACTGTATCTTCGTCAGACGCGAAGACATCTGCACCTTCTCAAAATACCCCTAAAAGGACGGCATTGAACGGGCAGTGGTCTGATTTAGGGTGGTGGGTTGCAGCTTTATTTGCTTTGGCATGGATTGTTACCCTCCTGTTATTGTTTCGCAAAAAACCGGATAGGCAACAGCTAACAGCAGGTTCAAAAGAGTATGTCCATTACCTTCAGGAAGCTTGTGCTCAGAATAATCCTCATGCAGCACGTGATGCTTTGATTCAATGGGCACGACATGAATGGCCGAAAGCTAATATCTTAAATTTGACGCAGGTGGCCAACTTGCTGCACCAGGAAGAATTTCTTAAGGAAATACATCATTTAACTCAAGTGTTGTATGGTGAATCGCAGCGTTGGCAGGGAGCGGCGCTATGGCAAGCCTTTCTTTCCCATAAAAAAATTAAACATTCTGATAAAGAAAATTCGAGCTCTTTACCCGGCATGCATAAATTATAA
- a CDS encoding tetratricopeptide repeat protein yields the protein MKAMALFILVTLSFPSHSFSWKNLWQTKDQQGQVLMAEGKFKEAQKTFQQQAWKAAAAYRAGNYKEAAEYYSAMQNAEGFYNEGNALAMSKQYEQAIKAYDKALALNPEHRDAEYNRKLIQDLLSQNQQDQNQQDQNQQGQNQQGQNQQGQNQQGQNQQGQNQQGQNQQGQNQQGQNQQGQNQQGQNQQGQNQQGQNQQGQNQQGQNQQGQNQQGQNQQGQNQQGQNQQGQNQKNTKQNQEEKQVNQHGQAAGVSAESADEVQQQQSKEQWLKLIPDDPGGLLREKFLRDHMRRQRGWYQ from the coding sequence ATGAAAGCAATGGCTTTGTTTATTTTAGTGACTCTGTCATTTCCTTCCCACTCGTTTAGCTGGAAGAATCTTTGGCAAACCAAAGATCAGCAAGGACAGGTCTTAATGGCAGAAGGAAAATTTAAGGAAGCGCAAAAAACATTCCAGCAGCAAGCCTGGAAAGCAGCCGCTGCTTACCGAGCAGGAAATTACAAGGAGGCCGCAGAATATTACTCTGCCATGCAAAATGCCGAAGGCTTTTACAATGAAGGCAATGCTCTAGCCATGTCAAAGCAGTATGAACAGGCCATAAAGGCTTATGATAAGGCTCTGGCCCTTAACCCAGAGCATAGGGACGCCGAATATAACCGCAAACTCATTCAAGATTTATTAAGTCAAAACCAGCAAGACCAGAACCAGCAAGACCAAAACCAGCAAGGCCAAAACCAGCAAGGCCAAAACCAGCAAGGCCAAAACCAACAAGGCCAAAACCAACAAGGCCAAAACCAACAAGGCCAAAACCAGCAAGGCCAAAACCAGCAAGGCCAAAACCAGCAAGGCCAAAACCAGCAAGGCCAAAACCAACAAGGCCAAAACCAACAAGGCCAAAACCAGCAAGGCCAGAACCAGCAAGGCCAAAACCAACAAGGCCAAAACCAGCAAGGCCAGAACCAGCAAGGCCAGAACCAGCAAGGCCAGAACCAGCAAGGCCAAAACCAGAAAAATACAAAGCAAAACCAAGAAGAAAAACAAGTAAATCAACATGGGCAAGCTGCTGGTGTTTCGGCTGAATCTGCTGATGAAGTACAGCAACAACAATCGAAAGAACAATGGCTAAAATTAATTCCGGATGATCCAGGCGGGTTATTGCGAGAGAAATTTTTAAGAGATCATATGCGTAGGCAACGTGGATGGTATCAATGA
- a CDS encoding vWA domain-containing protein, with the protein MMTEFHLLRPWWLLAFLPVFCLIWMLWRKPSQIEAWAAICDHHLLNKLLQSRGKNKKLGTLMLLLLCASFMIIALSGPSWSRLPVPVYKQIQPRVLVLDMSDSMLAKDLAPDRLTRAKFKLHDILNNNHPGQFALLVYTGEPFIVAPLTDDAKTIDSLISTLTPDIMPVEGNRLDLALEQASQLISQAGFNHGQILVLTAESPNDESLALAKKLAQKQIYTSVMPIRASDDAEPLFQTLATAGAGKLINFNDDKQLAKWLSLTKSNNDYHRSQQDNVSLWRDEGRWFILPALLFLFPLFRRGWLQRLSA; encoded by the coding sequence ATCATGACGGAATTCCATTTGTTACGTCCTTGGTGGCTTTTGGCTTTCCTGCCGGTGTTTTGTTTGATTTGGATGTTGTGGCGCAAACCTTCGCAAATTGAAGCTTGGGCCGCCATATGTGATCATCATTTATTAAATAAACTATTGCAATCTAGAGGAAAGAACAAGAAATTAGGGACTCTTATGCTCTTGTTATTGTGTGCTTCCTTTATGATCATTGCCCTGTCCGGGCCGAGCTGGTCACGTTTGCCAGTACCTGTTTATAAACAAATACAACCGCGGGTCTTGGTCTTGGACATGTCGGATTCCATGTTGGCTAAAGATTTGGCCCCGGATCGATTAACGCGTGCCAAATTCAAGCTACACGATATTCTAAATAACAATCATCCTGGGCAGTTTGCCTTGCTGGTTTATACTGGCGAACCCTTCATTGTAGCGCCTTTGACAGATGATGCGAAAACCATTGACTCTCTAATTTCAACGCTTACCCCAGACATTATGCCTGTGGAAGGCAATCGCCTGGACTTGGCTCTTGAGCAAGCCAGTCAATTAATAAGCCAAGCTGGATTTAATCATGGACAAATTCTTGTTTTGACTGCTGAAAGCCCAAACGACGAATCATTAGCACTTGCGAAGAAGTTAGCGCAAAAACAAATTTACACTTCGGTAATGCCCATCCGAGCCAGCGATGATGCCGAACCGCTGTTCCAAACTTTAGCGACAGCGGGTGCTGGCAAGCTCATTAATTTCAATGATGATAAACAACTGGCAAAATGGTTGTCTTTAACCAAAAGTAACAATGACTATCATCGCAGCCAGCAAGATAATGTATCGCTCTGGCGTGATGAAGGGCGGTGGTTTATCTTGCCGGCTTTGCTGTTTTTATTCCCGCTGTTTCGCCGCGGATGGTTACAGAGGTTATCCGCATGA
- a CDS encoding vWA domain-containing protein — MFELAFPWALCALPLPFLWLFLPRAQISLTAAVKIPFFNALAHRMDEKKYGFLEQKINVLLILLWVLLLLAAAGPRWIGEPQPVEREGRNIMLALDLSGSMELPDMLLNGEPVSRLTIVKQTAEEFVKQRVGDRIGLILFGTRAYLQTPLTYDRQSVLVRLDDASVGLAGQTTSIGDALGLAVKRLQDVPAKGRIIILLTDGANNSGVLPPLKAAELAKNDHIKVYTIGLGSESDPRALNNIFFNVNASADLDEKTLQEIAKLTNGQYFRATDSQSLNEIYQTINQLETVQHEEASIRPQIDYYPWPLALGFLCFCFWLWARAGYFSSQRKLNPQKVTES, encoded by the coding sequence ATGTTTGAATTAGCCTTTCCATGGGCTCTTTGCGCCCTGCCACTTCCGTTTTTGTGGCTGTTTTTGCCGAGAGCTCAAATTAGTCTTACTGCTGCAGTTAAAATTCCATTTTTTAATGCCCTGGCTCATCGCATGGATGAAAAAAAATATGGTTTCTTAGAACAAAAGATAAATGTTTTATTGATTTTGCTATGGGTTTTGTTGCTTTTGGCTGCTGCAGGCCCGCGTTGGATTGGTGAACCCCAGCCAGTTGAAAGAGAAGGGCGAAACATCATGCTGGCTTTGGATTTATCAGGAAGCATGGAATTGCCAGACATGCTGCTAAATGGTGAACCGGTGAGCCGCTTGACGATTGTAAAACAAACGGCTGAGGAATTCGTTAAACAACGCGTGGGCGATCGAATTGGATTAATTCTATTTGGAACTCGCGCCTATTTGCAAACTCCCCTAACCTACGACAGGCAATCGGTTTTGGTTCGATTGGATGATGCTTCCGTTGGATTAGCAGGGCAAACGACTTCAATCGGGGACGCTCTAGGGCTTGCGGTTAAACGTTTGCAAGATGTTCCGGCAAAGGGCCGGATTATTATTTTGTTGACTGATGGGGCAAATAATTCAGGCGTTTTACCTCCTTTAAAAGCCGCTGAATTGGCCAAGAATGATCATATTAAGGTATATACCATTGGTCTAGGGTCCGAATCCGATCCAAGGGCTTTAAACAATATTTTTTTTAACGTGAATGCCTCCGCCGATTTGGATGAGAAAACTTTGCAGGAAATCGCCAAATTAACAAACGGGCAGTATTTTCGCGCGACGGACAGCCAATCATTGAATGAGATTTATCAAACCATCAACCAACTTGAAACGGTGCAGCACGAGGAAGCAAGCATTCGCCCGCAAATCGATTATTATCCTTGGCCACTCGCTTTGGGATTTTTGTGTTTTTGTTTTTGGCTGTGGGCAAGAGCCGGTTATTTTTCTTCTCAACGAAAATTAAACCCGCAAAAGGTGACTGAATCATGA
- a CDS encoding DUF4381 domain-containing protein has translation MAEAQLLKKLHDIHLPEQVGWWPLAPGWYVLIILFLILLGYGLYGWQKRRRNSRPKREALSLLENYRLHYLQNKNSQLTSMKISELLRRVALVYYPREEVAGLRGQSWIDFLNSSSKHLDFNPVSHLLLELPYQPNKDIELEPLFQLARAWIRQRGVPCLN, from the coding sequence ATGGCTGAAGCGCAATTATTAAAGAAATTGCACGATATCCATTTGCCTGAGCAAGTCGGTTGGTGGCCTCTTGCCCCAGGATGGTATGTTCTCATCATCTTGTTCCTAATTCTTCTTGGATATGGCTTGTATGGCTGGCAAAAACGGCGTAGGAATTCACGTCCCAAACGAGAGGCTTTGAGTCTTTTGGAAAATTATCGTTTGCACTATCTGCAAAATAAAAACAGTCAGCTCACGTCTATGAAAATTTCAGAATTACTGCGCCGGGTAGCCTTGGTTTATTATCCCAGGGAGGAAGTGGCTGGCTTGCGAGGGCAAAGCTGGATTGATTTTCTAAATTCGAGCAGCAAACACTTGGACTTCAATCCAGTAAGCCATCTACTCTTGGAATTGCCCTATCAACCGAACAAAGACATTGAGCTTGAGCCCCTTTTTCAGTTAGCAAGAGCTTGGATTAGGCAGCGAGGTGTACCATGTTTGAATTAG
- a CDS encoding DUF58 domain-containing protein produces the protein MTEGLVATVEELIAFKRYAQKANYRPESRVNHFGNHNSKLRGRGMDFAEVRNYQAGDEIRHMEWRVTARTGRPHVKLYEEERERPVVILCDFNPSMFFGTRKAFKSVIAARLAAMIAWTVIKNGDRVGGLLYSSKSHDEFTPHSRNLAVLPFLAALSRYTALNVANDGQGRVLSDALLRLRRVTRPGSILVIASDFYQLDAESEPHLSRLRAHNDILIYHICDPLELTPPKPQQYPITNGKQEMILDTTRNDVITTYQNYCQQRIEDLQNLCKRLQIPYIQLTAETNIPKLIRLTFPRGTNG, from the coding sequence ATGACCGAAGGGTTAGTGGCTACTGTTGAGGAATTAATCGCTTTCAAGCGCTATGCGCAAAAAGCGAATTATAGGCCTGAGTCCAGAGTGAATCACTTTGGCAATCATAATTCCAAATTGCGCGGGCGCGGGATGGATTTCGCCGAGGTGCGAAATTATCAGGCGGGTGATGAAATACGGCATATGGAGTGGCGGGTCACAGCCCGCACCGGAAGGCCGCATGTGAAATTGTATGAGGAAGAGCGTGAGCGGCCGGTAGTCATTCTATGCGATTTTAATCCTTCCATGTTTTTTGGCACTCGCAAAGCTTTTAAATCGGTCATAGCAGCCCGTCTTGCGGCGATGATAGCCTGGACAGTGATTAAAAACGGAGATCGAGTCGGCGGTCTATTATACTCGTCCAAATCGCATGATGAATTTACACCCCACAGTCGTAATTTGGCGGTACTGCCCTTTTTAGCGGCCCTAAGTCGCTACACTGCTCTCAACGTGGCTAATGATGGCCAGGGCCGGGTTCTTAGTGATGCTTTGTTGCGGCTTAGACGGGTAACCAGGCCAGGCAGCATCCTGGTAATTGCCAGTGACTTTTATCAGCTGGATGCAGAGTCGGAGCCTCATTTAAGCCGCCTAAGGGCGCATAATGACATTTTAATTTATCACATTTGCGATCCTCTAGAGTTAACTCCGCCAAAACCGCAGCAGTACCCCATTACCAATGGCAAACAGGAAATGATTCTGGATACAACCCGTAACGACGTGATCACAACTTATCAAAATTATTGTCAACAACGAATTGAGGACTTGCAAAATCTTTGTAAACGTTTGCAAATTCCCTATATCCAGCTTACGGCTGAAACCAATATTCCTAAATTAATCAGATTAACTTTTCCACGGGGAACAAATGGCTGA
- a CDS encoding AAA family ATPase, whose translation MEQLEIIAKEKVQERIAQISAYLNSRILGQQDLVSRLLIALLADGHLLVEGAPGLAKTRAVKELSSVVEGDFHRIQFTPDLLPGDLTGTDVYRPENGTFVFQPGPIFHHLILADEINRAPAKVQSALLEAMAERQVTIGGTTYPLPELFLVMATQNPIEQEGTYPLPEAQLDRFLMYVKINYPEAGVEHNILSLARTEARGNLNLNNGLPDISPLSQASLFEARRQVLQVHSSEALDNYLVQLVVATRNPGVYSEELERWLRFGASPRATIALDRCAKAHAWLAGRDYVTPEDIHVIAHDVLRHRILLSFEAEAEGVSSDDFIDSLLRLIAVP comes from the coding sequence ATGGAGCAATTGGAGATTATTGCTAAAGAAAAAGTCCAAGAGCGCATTGCTCAAATAAGCGCTTATCTGAATAGCAGAATTTTGGGGCAGCAAGATTTAGTATCAAGACTATTAATTGCGCTGCTCGCCGACGGTCATTTACTGGTTGAAGGTGCTCCTGGTTTAGCGAAAACACGAGCAGTGAAGGAATTGTCTTCGGTGGTGGAGGGAGATTTTCATCGAATTCAATTTACTCCTGATTTATTACCGGGCGATTTAACTGGAACGGATGTGTACCGACCCGAAAATGGTACCTTCGTTTTTCAGCCAGGCCCAATTTTTCACCATCTTATTTTGGCGGATGAAATCAATAGGGCACCAGCCAAAGTTCAATCGGCATTACTGGAAGCCATGGCGGAACGTCAGGTTACGATTGGCGGCACCACTTATCCTCTGCCCGAATTGTTTCTAGTCATGGCCACACAAAATCCCATCGAACAAGAGGGAACTTATCCGCTGCCAGAAGCGCAACTCGATCGCTTTCTCATGTATGTAAAAATTAATTATCCTGAGGCGGGGGTTGAACACAACATTCTTTCCCTGGCCCGCACAGAAGCTAGAGGGAATTTGAATTTAAACAATGGCTTACCAGACATTTCTCCTTTGTCTCAAGCATCACTATTTGAAGCAAGACGCCAGGTGTTGCAGGTTCATAGCAGCGAAGCTTTGGATAATTATCTTGTGCAGCTTGTAGTCGCAACCCGAAATCCTGGGGTTTACAGCGAGGAATTGGAGCGTTGGTTAAGATTCGGCGCAAGCCCACGAGCAACCATTGCTCTTGATCGTTGCGCTAAAGCTCACGCCTGGTTAGCAGGACGGGATTATGTTACTCCTGAAGATATCCACGTGATTGCTCATGATGTCCTTCGACATCGTATTTTGTTGAGTTTTGAGGCTGAGGCTGAAGGAGTAAGCAGCGATGATTTTATTGATTCATTATTGCGTTTGATTGCTGTCCCTTAA